Genomic window (Streptomyces yatensis):
CGGCGGCCGACCAGGCCCCGCGCAAGGTGATCTGGGCCGCCACCGGCAAGCCCGTGCTCGCCTACGAGACCGTCGTCGGCGGGGTGCAGAAGGACGGCACCCCGAACCAGCTGCACGTCATCACGGACGCCGCCACCGGCAAGAAGCTCTACGAGTACCAGGGCATCGAGACCGGCAAGGGCGCGAGCGAGTACAGCGGCTCGGTCGAGCTCGGCACCACCAAGGAAGGCAGCGGTTACACCCTGACCGACGCCGACCGCGGCGGCCACAAGACCACCAACCTGGAGAACGGCGAGGAGGGCGAGGGCAAGGCGTTCACCGACGACGACGACAACTGGGGCACCGGCAAGCCGGACGACCCCCAGACCGCCGCCGTCGACGCCCACTACGGCGCCGCCGCCACCTGGGACTACTACAAGAACGTGCACGGCCGCGACGGCATCGCCGGCGACGGCAAGGGCGCCTACTCCCGCGTGCACTACGGCGACAGCTACGTCAACGCCTTCTGGGACGACAGCTGCTTCTGCATGACCTACGGCGACGGCGAGGGCAACAAGGCGCCGCTGACCGCGCTCGACGTGGCGGGCCACGAGATGAGCCACGGCGTCACCTCCAAGACCGCGGGCCTGGAGTACAGCGGCGAGTCGGGCGGCCTCAACGAGGCCACCTCCGACATCTTCGGCACCTCGGTGGAGTTCAGCACCAAGAACACCACCGACGTCGGTGACTACCTCATCGGCGAGGCGATCGACATCAACGGCGACGGCACCCCGCTGCGCTACATGGACAAGCCCAGCAAGGACGGGCAGTCCGCGGACGCGTGGTCCGACGGCGTGGGCGACCAGGACGTGCACTACTCCTCCGGTGTCGCCAACCACTTCTTCTACCTGCTGTCCGAGGGCAGCGGCGCGAAGGAGATCAACGGGGTGAAGTACGACAGCCCCACCTCCGACGGCTCCAAGGTCGAGGGCATCGGGCGGGACAAGGCCGAGAAGGTCTGGTACAAGGCCCTGACCACGTACATGACCTCCAACACCGACTATCACGCCGCCCGTGAGGCCACGCTGAAGGCCGCCACGGACCTCTTCGGTGCCGACAGCGCCGAGTACAAGGGCGTGGACGCCGCCTGGGCCGGGGTCAACGTCAAGTAGGACCAATCCAGTTCGTCGCACGACACTTTGCCGGTGCCCGGGGCCTCAGGCCCCGGGCACCGGTATGTTTTATCCACGGCAAAGCGGCATCTTTGTCGCGTTGGGCGGAACCTTCGCCCAACTCACCATCACAACTGGAGATACGCGTGGATTCACGTTCGACGTCAGCGATATCCGGCATATCATGTCTCAGACGCTCGCGTACCGCCCTCGCCGCCGGAGCGGCGACCCTGGCCGCCTCCCTGCTCGCCGCCGGCGCCACCGCCGGCTCCGCGAACGCGGCCGCCCCCTCGGCCTCTTCGGCCTCCTCCGCCTCCGCCGTCTCCCTCTCCCCCTCCGTCCGCGCCGAACTGCTGCGCGAGGCGGGGGCGACCGCGGTCTCCACCGCGAAGTCGCTGGGGCTCGGGGCCAAGGAGAAGCTGGTCGTCAAGGACGTCATCAAGGACGCCGACGGCACCACCCACACCCGCTACGAGCGCACCTACGCCGGACTTCCCGTCCTCGGCGGCGATCTGATCGCCCATGAGTCCGCGAGTGGCGCCTCCCAGGGTGTCGACAAGGCGACCGACGCCGATATCAAGGTCGCCGACACCAGCGCCGCCGTCGCCCCCTCCGGCGCCCAGCGGTCCGCCCTGAGCGCCGCGCGGGCCGCGGGCGACAAGGAGACCGGCGCCAAGGCCGCGCCGCGCAAGGTGATCTGGGCCGCCACCGGCAAGCCCACGCTCGCCTACGAGACGGTCGTCAGCGGGGTCCAGAAGGACGGTACGCCCAGCAAGCTGCACGTCATCACCGACGCCGACACCGGCAAGAAGCTGTACGAGTTCCAGGCCGTCGAGAACGGCACCGGCACCGGTCAGCACAACGGCAAGGTCACCGTCGGCAGCGTCCGCAGCGGCAGCCAGTGGATGCTGAAGGACGCCCCGCGGGGCGGCCACCAGACGTACAACCTCAAGCACGCGTGGGAAGACACCAAGAAGGGGTCGGCGTTCTACGACGCCGACAACGTCTGGGGCAACGGCAAGCCCACCATCGCGCAGACCGCCGCCGTGGACGTCCACTACGGCGCGGCCATGACCTGGGACTACTACAAGTACGTCCTCGGCCGGAACGGCATCAAGGGCAACGGCAAGGCCGCGTACTCGCGCGTCCACTACGGCGACGCGTACGAGAACGCCTTCTGGGACGACGACTGCTTCTGCATGACCTACGGCGACGGCGCGGGCAACAAGAAGCCCCTCACCGCGCTCGACGTCGCGGGCCACGAGATGAGCCACGGGCTCACCTCGGCCACCGCCAACCTGGAGTACAGCGGCGAGTCCGGCGGGCTCAACGAGGCCACCTCCGACATCTTCGGCACCGCCGTGGAGTTCTACGCCAAGAACGCCAAGGACCCCGGTGACTACCTCATCGGCGAGAAGATCGACATCAATGGCGACGGCACGCCGCTGCGCTACATGGACAAGCCCAGCAAGGACGGTCTGTCCTACGACTACTGGAAGAGCGGTGTGGGCGACGACGACCCGCACTTCACCTCCGGTATCGCCAACCACTTCTTCTACCTGCTGGCCGAGGGCAGCGGCCGTAAGGTCATCGGCGGGGTGACCTACGACAGCCCGACCAAGGACGGCCGCACCGTCAAGGGCATCGGCCGGGCCAAGGCAGAGAAGATCTGGTACAAGGCCCTGTCCTCGTACATGACCTCGACCACCAACTACGCCAAGGCCCGCACCGCGACCCTCAAGGCCGCGAAGGCCCTGTACGGCGCGAGCAGCGCCGAGTACAAGGCGGTCGACAACGCCTGGGGCGGCGTGAACGTGAAGTAGGCCTCGCCGGTCGGCCGGGCGGGCGGCTCCGTGCCCGCCCGGCCGACCGGTGACTCACGGTGGGTGGTACCCCCGCCGGCGGCGCCCCTACCGCCCGCCGACCGCCAGCTGACACGCCCGCTGGTTCTCCGCGGCGGAGCAGGGCAGATGACCGTGCTTCTCGACGAGGTTCCGCCCGGTGTCGCCCGCCAGATAGTCGAGGAACTTCGAGGTCAGGGAGTTGGGGGGCGGCGCGGTGTAGGTGTAGGCGTACTCCGGCTCCCAGAAGGAGTACGTGCGCTCCCGCACCGCGTCGACGGAGGGCTTGCGTCCCTCCAGGGCCACCAGATGGAGTGCCCCCTTGCGGGCGCTCTCCTGGGCGGAATGCAGCTCGGCGTATCCGATCGCGCCGGGTGTGCTCGCCACCGTCTTCAACACCTCACCCGTACTGTCGAGTTCACAGCGGATGACATGGTCCTTGGCGAATTTCGGGCTCCGGCAGTTGTCCGACGTCCGGGAGATCTCATTGCCGCCCAGCACCCGGTTCTCGAACACCCCGCGCGTTCCGGATTTCGCGTCCCGGCTCACCAGCCGCACCGGCAGATCGGGGCCGTCGGGCAGCTGATTCCAGTTGGTGATCCGGCCGGAGTAGAGCCCGCGGAGATCCTCCAGGGAGAGATCCGTGACCCGGACGTCCTTGTTCACCACCATGCTGAAGACGGACAGCGCCACCAGATGCTCCTTGAGCTTGGGGTTCCCGTCTCCGTCCGGGCCATCGGAGAAGGCGAGATACGCCGGGAATCCACCCTGCGCCGCCTCCCCGGCATCGATCAGCGTCTTCGTACCGCGCCCACTGCCCTGCGCCTCCACGGTGACCTGCGCACCACGGCAGTCGCCCTGATACGCCGCGCCCACATCCTGGGTGACCGGCTTGAACGCGGTCGAGCCGACGATCGTCAGCTTCCCCTCGGCACATCCGCGCGGCAGCGGATCGTCCCGCAACAGCTGGGTGCCGAAGGGCTGGAGGATCAGCAGCGCCAGCAGGCTGCCGATCAGCCCGAGCACCCGGTTGCTGGGCCGCCGGAACTTCTCGTTGTTGCGGATCCTGCCTTCCTTGATCCGCCCGCCCACATGCGGCGGCTTGTCCGTCCCCGCGCCCGTCAGCAGCACCAGCAGCTTGAAGTGATCCCCCTTGTTCAGCGGCACCCGGGGCAGCGAGATCTCATTGCCCTCACAGACCAGCCCGGGGTTCTCGGGGGTCCCGTGCTGCGGAAGGTGGCGCAGCAGATCGGGGTGGCTGGGCTCGGTGACCGCCACGTCCCGCACGATCCGATTGGGAAAGGTCGCGGTGAGCCCTCGGTGGTTCGTCGCGGGTGCGGTGATGTAGTCGTCGGCGTCAAGGCTGCGGAATCCGTCGTTCTCGATCCGCAGCAGGACGAGTGAGGCCCCGGCCAGATCCGGGGTGTTCTCCAGCATCCGCAGCCGCTGATGGACCGGCCCGTCCTGGGTACTGTCGTCTATCAACGTGTCCATCTGCACGCGATAGCCGATACGCTTCCGCCCGGGAATCAGCCGCTCATACGAGAGCCCCCCGAGCGTGACGATCACACCGAGAAGCGCCAGCAGATTCTCGGGCGCCGTCAACTGTTCCAGCCACTTCACGATTTCCCCCCGTGCATGCCATGGCTTCAGGGGGGCGAATGTACGCTCCGAGAACGCTTACGGGGCCGATGTGGCCCACCTCTCATGCAATGTTCGTCCCGCGTTCAACGACCCTTGTCCGCGGGGCCCGAACGGCCCGACGGCACCGAGCGGCAAGCCCGTCCCCCTGCCGCCGCACGGCACCGCCGCCTGACGCGGAGTCAGTCATCCAGCGGCATGCGGATGACGGGGTCAAAGGGACGCTTCTGAAAACCGGTCCGCAGATTGCGGCAGCCCGGCGCCTTGCACATGAAGAACTCCTCGACCGTCTTCCGGCCGGTCCGATTCTTGAGCCAGGCCTTCTCGTCGGCAGTGAGACGACGGTGCATTTCGTCCGTTCCACAGGTGTAGCAATAAATCTTCTGGTCTCGCACGACACCTCCCGAAAACGCGGACAGCCAACCCGCGAGCCTATAAAACGAGTTGAACCACCAACAGTGCACAACCGGACAACTCCGACCCGGCGGGCGCCCTGAACGCTCAGCGCATCAGGACTCCCGCCGCCTCGGTCATGGAATCGCCGGGCAGCGCGGTGAGGCCCAACTCGGGGGCGGAGGCCAGGAGGTGGTGGGTGGGGAGGATGCGGATCGTGTAGCCGAAGGGGCCGGTGCGGTCGAGGGCGAGGGGGCCTTCGTAGAGGTGGCGGCCTTCGGGGTCGGGGTCTGTGGTGGGTTTGAGGGGGACGTGGGTGGCGTCGGTGATGCGGTCGGTGTCGTCGACGCGGCCCGCCACCGCCTGGACCTCCACGTCCGCCGGGGCCAGTCCGGCCAGGCGCACCCGGACCCGTAGGGAGAGGGTCGAGCCGAGTTCGGCGGCGCCGGCGGGGGCGGGTGGGGTGAGGTGGGCCTCGACGTGGTCGACGGCGACGCCCGGCCAGGCGTCGCGGATCCGGGACTTCCAGGTGGCCAGTTCGGCGGCCGCCACCGGGTCCAGCGCGCGGTGGGAGCGGGCGGCCGGGGCGTAGAGCCGCTCGACGTATTCGCGCACCATGCGGCCGGCGAGGACCTTGGGGCCGAGGGTGGTGAGGGTGCGGCGGACCATGTCGATCCAGCGGCCGGGGAGGCCGTCCGGGCCGCGGTCGTAGAAGCGCGGGGCGATCCGCCGTTCCAGCAGGTCGTAGAGGGCGGTGGCCTCCAGGTCGTCGCGGCGGGTCTCGTCGATGGCGTCACCGTCGGCGGTGGGGATGGCCCAGCCGAAGTCCGGGTCGTACCACTCGTCCCACCAGCCGTCGAGGACGGAGAGGTTGAGACAGCCGTTCAGCGCGGCCTTCATACCGCTGGTGCCGCATGCCTCCAGCGGGCGCAGCGGGTTGTTGAGCCAGATGTCGCAGCCGGGGTAGAGCTGCTGGGCCATGCCCATGCCGTAGTCGGGCAGGAAGACCAGGCGGTGGCGGACCCGGGGGTCGTCGGCGAAGCGGACGAGTTCCTGGACCAGGCGCTTGCCGCCGTCGTCCGCCGGGTGGGCCTTGCCCGCGACGACGATCTGGATCGGCCGCTCGGGGTGGAGCAGCAGCTCCATCAGCCGCTCCGGGTCGCGCAGCATCAGGGTGAGCCGCTTGTAGGAGGGGACGCGGCGGGCGAAGCCGATGGTGAGGACGTCGGGGTCGAGCACCCCGTCGATCCAGCCGAGCTCGGCGGTGCCCGCGCCGCGCTGCCGCCAGGAGTCGTACAGCCGCTGGCGGGCCTCGGCGACCAGCCGCTTGCGCAGGGTGCGGCGCAGCTCCCACAGCTCGGCGTCGGGGAGGTGGCCGAACTGGCGGGCGCCGAGCCGGGTGACCTCGGGGGCCGTCCAGGTGGGTGCGTGCACCCCGTTGGTGATGGAGGTGATGGGCACCTCCTCGGGGTCGAACCCGGGCCAGAGCCCGGCGAACATCTCCCGGCTGACGCGGCCGTGCAGCGTGGACACCCCGTTGGCGCGCTGGGCCAGGCGCAGCCCCATCACCGCCATGTTGAAGAGGTTGGGCTCACCGCCGGGGTAGGTCTCCATGCCGAGCGCGAGGACCCGCTCGACCTCGATTCCCGGCAGCTCGGCGTCGTCACCGAAGTGGCGGGCGACCAGCTCGCGGTCGAAGCGGTCGATACCGGCGGGGACGGGGGTGTGGGTGGTGAAGACGGTCCCGGCCCGCACCGCCTCATGGGCGGCGCCGAAGTCGGCCCCGTCGGCGATCAGTTCGCGGATGCGCTCCAGGCCCTGGAAACCGGCGTGGCCCTCGTTGGTGTGGAACACCTCGGGGTCGGGGTGGCCGGTGAGCCGGCAGTACGCGCGCACGGCGCGGACGCCGCCGATGCCCAGCAGCATCTCCTGCAGCAACCGGTGCTCGCTGCCGCCGCCGTAGAGCCGGTCGGTGACATCGCGCTCACCGTGGCCGTTCTCCTCCACATCGGAGTCGAGCAGCAGCAGCGGCACCCTGCCCACCTGGGCGTGCCAGACGCGGGCGTGGAGCGGACGGCCGCCGGGCAGGGTGAGCGGGATCCGGACGGGCCGGCCGTCCGCCTCGCTCAGCTGGGTGAGCGGCAGCTCGTTGGGGTCCAGGACCGGATAGTGCTCCTGCTGCCAGCCCTCGCGGGAGAGCGACTGCCGGAAGTAGCCGTGGCGGTAGAGCAGTCCGACGCCCATCAGGGGCACGCCGAGGTCGCTGGCGGCCTTGAGGTGGTCACCGGCGAGGATGCCCAGGCCGCCGGAGTACTGGGGCAGGGCGGCGGTGATCCCGAACTCCGGCGAGAAGTAGGCGATCGCGGCGGGGAGTCCGGAGGGGGCGGATGGGCCTGGGGGTGCGGAGGGTGCGGGCGCGCCTGGGGGTGCGGACGGTACGGATGCGCCGGAAGGTACACCGGATGCGCCTGACGCCGCGGACGCGCCGGGCCCCGGCCCCGCGCGGTCCTCCGCGGCGACCCGCCCCTGGTACCAGCGCGGCCCGGTCAGATAGTCGTGCAGATCATCCGCGGCCGCCGTAAGACGCCGCAGGAAGGAGCGGTCCTCGGCGAGGTCCGCGAGCCGGGAGACGGGCACGGCGCCCAGCAGCCGCACCGGGTCCCCGCCCGACTCCCGCCATCCCTCGGGGTCCACGGACTCGAAGAGCTCGCGGGTCTCGGGATGCCAGGACCAGCGCAGATTGCGCGCCAGCCGGTGGAGCGGTCGCAGGGGCTCCGGAAGCACGGGGCGCACGCTGAATCGACGAATGGCCTTCACCCTTCGACGGTAGCGGCCGACGAGTCCCCGTTTCGGCTGTTTCGCCCCGCTCCCGAGAAGTCGGCCCGAAGGCGGCAACCTTTCCGGCCAAGGGGGCGACTAGGGGGCACACCTTCCCCCCATGCCTTGGAGGACCACGTGCGCTCCCGGGACAGTTCGCACACTCCACCCCCCGCCCATCCGCCCGGATTCCCGGTGCGGAGGACACCGACCCGCGGCCGGATGCTGGCCGTCGCCTGCGCGGCGGGCGCGCTGACCGTCACCTCACTGGTGAGCGTCTCGGAGGCCGCCGAGGACAAAGGGGCCGCGCCGAAGGCGGCCGCCGCGGCCCAGCTGGAGAGGCTGGACCGGGGGCTGGTGAGCGTGCACACCGGCAATGACAACCTGGTCAGCTGGCGCTGGCTGGCCACCGATCCGAATGACGTGACGTTCAACCTCTACCGGGGCGCCGTCAAGGTCAACTCCTCCCCCATCACCACCACCAACTACCTCCACAAGGACGCCCCCAACAGCGCGGACTACACCGTGCGGGCCATCGTGGGCGGGGTCGAGCAGCCCGCCTCGCCGAGCGCGACGCAGTTCCGCCCCGGGTACTACGATGTGCCGATCTCACCGCCGGCGGGCGGCTCCGGCTACACCTACGAGGCCAATGACGCCTCGGTCGGCGACCTCGACGGCGACGGCGATCTGGACTTCGTCCTCAAGTGGCAGCCGACCAACGCCAAGGACAACTCCCAGTCGGGGGTCACCGGCAACACCGTCGTGGACGGCTACACCCTGCAGGGGCAGCGGCTGTGGCGGATCGACCTGGGCCGCAACATCCGCTCGGGCGCCCACTACACCCAGTTCCAGGTGTACGACTACGACGGCGACGGCCGGGCCGAGGTCGCGATGAAGACCGCCGACGGCACGGTCGACGGCGCCGGGAAGACCATCGGCAGCGCCTCCGCCGACTACCGCAACTCCGGCGGCTATGTGCTCAGCGGGCCCGAATATCTGACGATGTTCAACGGGCGCACGGGGGCCGCGATGAGCACGGTGGACTACGTCCCGCCGCGCGGCACCGTCTCCTCATGGGGCGATGACTACGGCAACCGCGTGGACCGCTTCCTGGCCGGTACGGCGTATCTCAACGGCTCCACCCCCTCGCTGATCGAGGCGCGCGGCTACTACACCCGCACGGTGATCTCCGCCTGGAGGTTCAGCGGAGGGCAGCTCACCCGTCAGTGGACCTTCGACACCAACAGCTCCACCAACACCGGCAAGGGCTACGACGGCCAGGGCAACCACGCGCTGGCGACCGGAGACGTGGACGGCGACGGCCGGGACGAGA
Coding sequences:
- a CDS encoding M4 family metallopeptidase, which translates into the protein MDSRSTSAISGISCLRRSRTALAAGAATLAASLLAAGATAGSANAAAPSASSASSASAVSLSPSVRAELLREAGATAVSTAKSLGLGAKEKLVVKDVIKDADGTTHTRYERTYAGLPVLGGDLIAHESASGASQGVDKATDADIKVADTSAAVAPSGAQRSALSAARAAGDKETGAKAAPRKVIWAATGKPTLAYETVVSGVQKDGTPSKLHVITDADTGKKLYEFQAVENGTGTGQHNGKVTVGSVRSGSQWMLKDAPRGGHQTYNLKHAWEDTKKGSAFYDADNVWGNGKPTIAQTAAVDVHYGAAMTWDYYKYVLGRNGIKGNGKAAYSRVHYGDAYENAFWDDDCFCMTYGDGAGNKKPLTALDVAGHEMSHGLTSATANLEYSGESGGLNEATSDIFGTAVEFYAKNAKDPGDYLIGEKIDINGDGTPLRYMDKPSKDGLSYDYWKSGVGDDDPHFTSGIANHFFYLLAEGSGRKVIGGVTYDSPTKDGRTVKGIGRAKAEKIWYKALSSYMTSTTNYAKARTATLKAAKALYGASSAEYKAVDNAWGGVNVK
- a CDS encoding substrate-binding domain-containing protein encodes the protein MKWLEQLTAPENLLALLGVIVTLGGLSYERLIPGRKRIGYRVQMDTLIDDSTQDGPVHQRLRMLENTPDLAGASLVLLRIENDGFRSLDADDYITAPATNHRGLTATFPNRIVRDVAVTEPSHPDLLRHLPQHGTPENPGLVCEGNEISLPRVPLNKGDHFKLLVLLTGAGTDKPPHVGGRIKEGRIRNNEKFRRPSNRVLGLIGSLLALLILQPFGTQLLRDDPLPRGCAEGKLTIVGSTAFKPVTQDVGAAYQGDCRGAQVTVEAQGSGRGTKTLIDAGEAAQGGFPAYLAFSDGPDGDGNPKLKEHLVALSVFSMVVNKDVRVTDLSLEDLRGLYSGRITNWNQLPDGPDLPVRLVSRDAKSGTRGVFENRVLGGNEISRTSDNCRSPKFAKDHVIRCELDSTGEVLKTVASTPGAIGYAELHSAQESARKGALHLVALEGRKPSVDAVRERTYSFWEPEYAYTYTAPPPNSLTSKFLDYLAGDTGRNLVEKHGHLPCSAAENQRACQLAVGGR
- a CDS encoding M4 family metallopeptidase — translated: MRKTFSMPISGTGKRRSVIAAGTVVAAAALLASGMTTGTAGAAPAKSGGQPTALTASARAELLREANATKADTASSLGLGAKEKLVVKDVIKDADGTTHTRYDRTYDGLPVLGGDLIVHQAKGGDVKSVTKATKATVKVASTAAGIAPSTAAKAAVKLAKADDTTQAAADQAPRKVIWAATGKPVLAYETVVGGVQKDGTPNQLHVITDAATGKKLYEYQGIETGKGASEYSGSVELGTTKEGSGYTLTDADRGGHKTTNLENGEEGEGKAFTDDDDNWGTGKPDDPQTAAVDAHYGAAATWDYYKNVHGRDGIAGDGKGAYSRVHYGDSYVNAFWDDSCFCMTYGDGEGNKAPLTALDVAGHEMSHGVTSKTAGLEYSGESGGLNEATSDIFGTSVEFSTKNTTDVGDYLIGEAIDINGDGTPLRYMDKPSKDGQSADAWSDGVGDQDVHYSSGVANHFFYLLSEGSGAKEINGVKYDSPTSDGSKVEGIGRDKAEKVWYKALTTYMTSNTDYHAAREATLKAATDLFGADSAEYKGVDAAWAGVNVK
- the glgP gene encoding alpha-glucan family phosphorylase, producing the protein MKAIRRFSVRPVLPEPLRPLHRLARNLRWSWHPETRELFESVDPEGWRESGGDPVRLLGAVPVSRLADLAEDRSFLRRLTAAADDLHDYLTGPRWYQGRVAAEDRAGPGPGASAASGASGVPSGASVPSAPPGAPAPSAPPGPSAPSGLPAAIAYFSPEFGITAALPQYSGGLGILAGDHLKAASDLGVPLMGVGLLYRHGYFRQSLSREGWQQEHYPVLDPNELPLTQLSEADGRPVRIPLTLPGGRPLHARVWHAQVGRVPLLLLDSDVEENGHGERDVTDRLYGGGSEHRLLQEMLLGIGGVRAVRAYCRLTGHPDPEVFHTNEGHAGFQGLERIRELIADGADFGAAHEAVRAGTVFTTHTPVPAGIDRFDRELVARHFGDDAELPGIEVERVLALGMETYPGGEPNLFNMAVMGLRLAQRANGVSTLHGRVSREMFAGLWPGFDPEEVPITSITNGVHAPTWTAPEVTRLGARQFGHLPDAELWELRRTLRKRLVAEARQRLYDSWRQRGAGTAELGWIDGVLDPDVLTIGFARRVPSYKRLTLMLRDPERLMELLLHPERPIQIVVAGKAHPADDGGKRLVQELVRFADDPRVRHRLVFLPDYGMGMAQQLYPGCDIWLNNPLRPLEACGTSGMKAALNGCLNLSVLDGWWDEWYDPDFGWAIPTADGDAIDETRRDDLEATALYDLLERRIAPRFYDRGPDGLPGRWIDMVRRTLTTLGPKVLAGRMVREYVERLYAPAARSHRALDPVAAAELATWKSRIRDAWPGVAVDHVEAHLTPPAPAGAAELGSTLSLRVRVRLAGLAPADVEVQAVAGRVDDTDRITDATHVPLKPTTDPDPEGRHLYEGPLALDRTGPFGYTIRILPTHHLLASAPELGLTALPGDSMTEAAGVLMR
- a CDS encoding rhamnogalacturonan lyase; the protein is MLAVACAAGALTVTSLVSVSEAAEDKGAAPKAAAAAQLERLDRGLVSVHTGNDNLVSWRWLATDPNDVTFNLYRGAVKVNSSPITTTNYLHKDAPNSADYTVRAIVGGVEQPASPSATQFRPGYYDVPISPPAGGSGYTYEANDASVGDLDGDGDLDFVLKWQPTNAKDNSQSGVTGNTVVDGYTLQGQRLWRIDLGRNIRSGAHYTQFQVYDYDGDGRAEVAMKTADGTVDGAGKTIGSASADYRNSGGYVLSGPEYLTMFNGRTGAAMSTVDYVPPRGTVSSWGDDYGNRVDRFLAGTAYLNGSTPSLIEARGYYTRTVISAWRFSGGQLTRQWTFDTNSSTNTGKGYDGQGNHALATGDVDGDGRDEIVYGSMAVDDNGSALWTNRNGHGDAAHLGDLDPARPGLEYFKVDEDSSKPGSYFADARTGQVLWSTASGGDNGRGAAGDIWAGNDGAEMWSARDDQIRDEGGGAKGRKPSSINFLAWWDGDPVRELLDGTHIDKYGPSGDTRLLTGSGVHSNNGTKATPSLSGDILGDWREEVVWPTGDNKALRIYSTPYETDRKITTLLHDRQYREALAWQNTAYNQPPHPSFFLGDKMATPPRPAITTP